A single region of the Candidatus Eisenbacteria bacterium genome encodes:
- a CDS encoding outer membrane lipoprotein-sorting protein produces MRGMILAGLAVLLAVVTGLRTSEAPRLRDDDLLGSSNWENAKGLLPDEILEHYRRDEYRNRIMDLGAPGVVDIQNPPDFREASRANRGRYTIAPNGSIIDWRSRQQPGHVMGLPFPDIDQQDPQAGAKVMWNYFYANYYRGNFHFLTEIVMLSPRGVERRITTDVRTRLYDGSPESAGDPNPDRVFLQTLATIVAPTDLNGTVSLTWRFRDPERQDALWTFVPGTRRARQVNPLNRSDGFMGSDLSIDDGAFFDGKPEQFAFRLVERREQLLLMDPYSLKGETEVVALPGGGWRTVWKNVPRIGADDAGWTGLPWAPVGAALVRRPVWVVEATPNDPNYLYGRILLRIDAETYRGGWASKYDRAGTLMNTYQVCTGAFLTPDGGRTYVQSGGIAVQTAENFQQKRATVTLFPPRNPDNPADWRVPLAPELFGVDVLTRLGR; encoded by the coding sequence ATGCGTGGCATGATCCTCGCGGGGTTGGCGGTACTCCTCGCCGTGGTCACCGGACTGCGCACGTCCGAGGCGCCCCGGCTGCGCGACGACGACCTGCTCGGCTCGAGCAACTGGGAGAACGCCAAGGGCCTCCTTCCCGACGAGATCCTGGAGCACTACCGTCGGGACGAGTATCGCAATCGCATCATGGATCTCGGCGCACCCGGCGTCGTCGACATCCAGAACCCACCCGATTTCCGCGAGGCGTCGCGCGCGAATCGCGGTCGCTACACGATTGCTCCGAACGGATCGATCATCGACTGGCGGAGCCGCCAGCAGCCTGGGCACGTCATGGGGTTGCCGTTCCCCGACATCGACCAGCAGGATCCGCAGGCGGGCGCGAAGGTGATGTGGAACTACTTCTACGCCAACTACTATCGCGGCAACTTCCACTTCCTCACCGAGATCGTGATGCTCTCCCCGCGTGGCGTCGAGCGGCGGATCACGACCGACGTCCGCACGCGTCTCTATGACGGCTCACCCGAGTCCGCCGGTGATCCGAACCCGGACCGCGTGTTCTTGCAGACCCTCGCCACGATCGTCGCGCCGACGGATCTGAACGGCACCGTGTCACTGACCTGGCGTTTCCGCGATCCCGAACGGCAGGACGCGCTCTGGACGTTCGTCCCGGGAACGCGGCGCGCGCGTCAGGTGAATCCGCTCAACCGCTCCGACGGCTTCATGGGTTCCGACCTCAGCATCGACGACGGTGCGTTCTTCGACGGAAAGCCCGAGCAGTTCGCATTTCGTCTCGTCGAGCGGCGCGAGCAGCTCCTGCTCATGGATCCGTACAGCCTCAAGGGCGAGACGGAGGTCGTCGCGCTGCCCGGGGGCGGGTGGCGCACGGTGTGGAAGAACGTCCCCCGCATCGGCGCCGACGATGCCGGCTGGACCGGGCTTCCCTGGGCGCCGGTCGGCGCGGCGCTCGTCCGCCGACCGGTGTGGGTCGTCGAGGCGACTCCGAACGACCCGAACTACCTCTACGGCCGCATCCTGCTCCGCATCGACGCCGAGACGTACCGCGGCGGCTGGGCCAGCAAATACGATCGTGCGGGGACGCTCATGAACACGTACCAGGTCTGCACCGGCGCGTTTCTCACGCCGGACGGCGGGCGCACCTACGTCCAGTCGGGCGGCATCGCGGTGCAGACCGCGGAGAACTTCCAGCAGAAGCGAGCGACCGTCACCCTGTTCCCTCCGCGGAACCCGGACAACCCCGCCGACTGGCGGGTGCCCCTCGCCCCAGAGCTCTTCGGTGTCGACGTCCTCACCCGACTCGGCCGCTGA